The window CGCCGGGCTTCGCGGAGAAGGGGCGATCCCTTTCCCTGTCGACGCCGGACGACCCCGTGCTCGTCGATGCCGACGCCATGCGCTTCGCCCAGATCGTTTCGAACCTCCTCCAGAACGCGATCAAGTTCACCCGGCCGGACGGCCATGTCTGGGTCACGCTTTCAAAGAGCGGCGGCCGCGCGGTCCTGAACGTTCGCGACGACGGCCAGGGAATTCCTCCCCATATGCTCGGGCGGGTGTTCGACCTCTTCGAGCAGGGAGAACGGATCGCTCCGCCTTCCGAGTCGGGACTGGGAATCGGTCTGACGCTCGTCCGCCACCTGGTGGAGCTCCACGGGGGGACGGTGTCCGTCGAAAGCGGCGGACCGGGCCAGGGCGCATCGTTCACCGTCTCCCTTCCCCTGAGCCTCAGCTCCCGGCCGGTCGCCGAGCCCGCTCCGCCCGTCCCGGAACCGTCGGCGTCTCCGCGCCGCATCCTCATCGTCGAGGACAACACCGATCTCGCCGAAGGCCTGGCGATGCTCCTCCGTCTCGACGGACATTCGGTCGAGACGGCGGCCGACGGGCTCGCGGCGATCGCGCGGTGCTCCGAGCTCCGCCCCGACGTCGTCCTTCTCGATCTCGGTCTTCCGGACATGGACGGGTTCGAGACGGCGCGCCGTCTCCGCCCGATGCTCGCGCCCTCAGCGCTCCTCGTCGCCTTGACCGGCTACGGCAAGGAAGACGAGCGGGTCCGGTCGGAGAAGGCGGACTTCGACCGCCACGTCGTCAAACCCGTCGGGTTCGACGAGCTTCGCCGGATCCTCGCCGAAGTCGATCTCCGCGAGCTCCACTGACGCGGAGCGGCTCGCTTCGTCGCGGCGCCGGGTTCGTGGACGTCCGGGGGGTTCCTGTCGGCGCGGCTGGCATGCTCTCTGCAATTTCGTGAATTTCGATCGAGGCCGCGCCAATCGCGGCCCGAGAGAACAGAAATGAAGACGACGGCGATTCCGATGGCGAAGAGTCCCCGCAGGAGGCCTGCCCGAGAAGATCGAGACGAGTTCACCGGGTTCTTCGAGTACACCTGCCCCAACGCCGGATGCGTCCTGTCGCGCTTCGATCGTTTCTCGATGGCCGCCGCGGCCGACGCGCGCTGCCCCGTCTGCGGCGAGCGGGCGGAGCCGGCGCGGGAGGAGAATCCGGGGTCGGCGAACTAGTTCCGGGCGAGAACGGAAGTCTACGCGACCCGCGCGATCGTGCCGATGAGATCCTCGGGGGCGACGGGCTTGCCGAGAAACGCCGCGGCTCCGAACCGCATCGCGCTCCTCTCGACCATCTTCAGCGCCGAAACCACGACGACCGGGATCTTCCCGAGCTCCGGGTCCGCCTGCTGGACTCGGCGGAACTGCCAGCCGTCCATCTCGGGCATCAGCATGTCCAGGAGGATCACGGCCGGAGGCTCTTCCGTCCGGAGGTACGCCATGCCGGCGGCTCCGCTCCCGACGGCGACCACCCGATGGCCCTCGCCGCGCAGGAGGTCGGCGAAAACCTCGCGTGAATCGGGATCGTCCTCGATCACGAGGACCGTTTTGCGCGGACCTCGACTTCTACCCGGCGCACTCCCCGTGACTGACGATTCCATTTGAGCGAACGTCTAGCAAGTTCTGTACCAGAGAACCGTTCCGAAGGCGAATTTCTCCCAGAAAATCAATGATTTGGCGCGGCGTGGACGGCGGCTAGATCCCGGCCGCCATCCGCCCGTCAACGGGAACGCCGTTCGAACGCCGCTCAAACCGGTCGCCCGCGGCCCCCGCTTGCGGCTCGCCACCGGGAAGGGCGGGTCCGGCGATCCTCGATTATTCGAGGTCGGAAGTCGGAATCGCGAACGCCTTCTCTTTCCGTCCGCGGTCGACGCAGAGAAAGCACGCCTTGAAGATCGTGTCGTAGCCCATGCCGAGCTCGCTCTTCGTGACGAAGACGTCGCGGGACGGCTTGTCCGGATCATCCGCGTCGGACAGACGGAGCGTGACGCCGCGCGGCGTCGCGCTCCGGGCCTCGAGCCGGATCCGGTGGGGGGGCTCGAACGTGCAGGTGTAGACGGTCTCCTCGATCATGATCCCTCGCAGAAGCGCAGCAGCCGTTCGCGGTCGGCGTCCGCCATTTTCGAAAACGAAAGCCCGTAGTTGCGCCGCAGACGCTCGGAGTCGAACGTCGCGCGGCGGACGGTCGCGGAGGCCGAGATCGGCTCCGGGTCGTCGGCGAGGAAGAACTCGAGGTCGACCTCGTCGCCCACCGAGAACGCCTGCTGGACCTCGATCAGGACTCCCGTGCGCGAGACGTTGAGCGCCGTTCCGAGATGCGGCGAGTCGCCGCCGCCCGCGGAGCGCACCCGGGCGAGGGTCGAGGCATCGCGGCGCCGCGGGACCGAGATCTGGCGGCGGAACGTCTCGAGCATCACGTCGGCGGGAGTCGACGGAAACAGGACGTCGTTGATCCCGGCGAGGAACGACTCCGGGAACTCTTCGCCTTCCGGATCGAGGAGCAGCACGATCGCGACCCGGCGGCGGCCGATCATCTCCCGGAACCGGTCGTACAGCGGCAGCCCGTCCTCCCGGAACGGGGAGAGGACGAAGAGGTCGAACGCGCCGGCGCGCTCCGGCTCGAAGTCGAGAGCGGACAAGGCCTCCGGGTCGAATCCTCCGGCCTGCAGATCCGGCAGGAGCCTCGCGGCGCCCGGCCCGACGAGCGCGACGCGTTTCACGCCCGGCCCTCGCCGCGGCGGACGAGGATCTGCCCGCTCGCGACGGGCCCCGGCTCCCCGCGGATCTCGCCGGAGAACTTCACCACCGGCCCGTAGCGCGCGACGAGGGAGACGTCGACCGAGATCCGCTCCCCCGGCTCGGGAACGCGCTCGACCGCGAAGGCGTCGATCCCCGCGAGGAATCCGGTCCGCCCGATCTCCGGATCGCCGCCTTCCAGGAGCAGCGCCGACTGGGCGATCGCCTCCGCGAGCAGGAACGGCATCGCCCACCGCTCCCCCGAGCAGGCCCGCTGCCCCGCGGAGATGGTCATCGACACCCGCCCGCGCGAGAAGGTCTCGTCGCGCGCCTCGAGAACCGTATCGACGAAACGGAAGGGATACCGGTGCGGCAGCTCCGCGATCATCGATCCGCAGGCCGGGTCGCGCCGCACGGACTCATTCTTCAGCTCCCGGCTACGCGGCCGATTTCTCTTTGATGAAATCGGCCAGGGAATCGACCGAAGAAAACGCTTTCACGCCGACTTCCTCGTCGGCGACCTTGACTCCGAATTCCTGCTCGATCCCGAGGACGAGCTCGAGAGCGTCGATCGAATCGAGGCCCAGGCCCTCTCCGAAGAGAGGCGCCCCGTCCTCGATCGACGTCGGCTCGATGTCGAGCTTCAACCGGCGCACGATCAGATCCTTCACCCGGGTCTTCAGCTCCGTGTCGTTCATGGTTTCCTTTCCCGCGCGAAATTATACGCGATCACACCGTCGGGCGGTCGCGCTGGAACGCGCCTGCTTCGGCGAGACCTTCCGCGATGTGTCCTCCGCGGCTCGCCCTCCCGGCTCGACCGCTGCAC is drawn from Thermoanaerobaculia bacterium and contains these coding sequences:
- a CDS encoding PilZ domain-containing protein produces the protein MKRVALVGPGAARLLPDLQAGGFDPEALSALDFEPERAGAFDLFVLSPFREDGLPLYDRFREMIGRRRVAIVLLLDPEGEEFPESFLAGINDVLFPSTPADVMLETFRRQISVPRRRDASTLARVRSAGGGDSPHLGTALNVSRTGVLIEVQQAFSVGDEVDLEFFLADDPEPISASATVRRATFDSERLRRNYGLSFSKMADADRERLLRFCEGS
- a CDS encoding phosphopantetheine-binding protein; its protein translation is MNDTELKTRVKDLIVRRLKLDIEPTSIEDGAPLFGEGLGLDSIDALELVLGIEQEFGVKVADEEVGVKAFSSVDSLADFIKEKSAA
- a CDS encoding ATP-binding protein is translated as MKEEVSARERELVEQIEELRRRLEEPESTLRAIRDGEVDAFFMSGRAGDRVYTLFPADPPYRRIVDEMKEGAATLSPQGTILYANRRLGELLEIAPERLRGTSIREWMQPGSLAAFDALLARHEGGRCEIDFRASGGTVFTASLAASVFRNDDVTAFSVIVTDLTEQKASMELAAAAKVWKEADRRKDEFLATLGHELRTPLAALNRAAEIIDRSSPSDVERLRWAGDVVRRQVGNMARLVDDLLDISRIATGKMAIRKETVDLAMLVPAIVSPLAPGFAEKGRSLSLSTPDDPVLVDADAMRFAQIVSNLLQNAIKFTRPDGHVWVTLSKSGGRAVLNVRDDGQGIPPHMLGRVFDLFEQGERIAPPSESGLGIGLTLVRHLVELHGGTVSVESGGPGQGASFTVSLPLSLSSRPVAEPAPPVPEPSASPRRILIVEDNTDLAEGLAMLLRLDGHSVETAADGLAAIARCSELRPDVVLLDLGLPDMDGFETARRLRPMLAPSALLVALTGYGKEDERVRSEKADFDRHVVKPVGFDELRRILAEVDLRELH
- a CDS encoding response regulator; protein product: MIEDDPDSREVFADLLRGEGHRVVAVGSGAAGMAYLRTEEPPAVILLDMLMPEMDGWQFRRVQQADPELGKIPVVVVSALKMVERSAMRFGAAAFLGKPVAPEDLIGTIARVA